The Setaria italica strain Yugu1 chromosome IX, Setaria_italica_v2.0, whole genome shotgun sequence genome has a window encoding:
- the LOC101771631 gene encoding xyloglucan galactosyltransferase KATAMARI1 homolog, with protein sequence MNKSSAVSRPCFFLVAAAALWVLTLYLRLLALMSVPGAFTGRAASPPVPVDGNGSGAGGDPCGGRYVYVHDLPPRFNADILRGCAAANDRWADMCEDMGNAGLGRPLSGGALTGATGWYATHQFALDAIFHGRMRQYGCITNDSSAAAAVFVPFYAGFEFARHVWGYDNAARDAAALDLVRWLVRRPEWGRAGGRDHFLVAGRTGWDFRRDAYPNATWGTNLFLLPAVKNMTFLVVETATMGWGNDLAVPYPTYFHPRTDSDVVSWQHRIRSADRWWLMSFVGAARPDDPKSIRSQVMDQCRASPACRQLGCTSGTAQCHYPGDIMVLFQSSTFCLQPPGDSASRRSTFDAMVAGCIPVFFQPRSAYLQYRWHLPKDHATYSVFIPAESVRSGNVSVEAELRKIPPAAIEKMREEVIKLVPRLVYADPRYKLDTVKDAYDVAMDGVLERVAEPAKRQIGSYWR encoded by the coding sequence ATGAACAAATCCAGCGCCGTTTCCCGCCCTTGCTtcttcctcgtcgccgccgcggcgctttGGGTCTTGACGCTCTACCTGCGCCTCCTCGCCCTGATGAGCGTGCCCGGCGCGTTCACGGGGCGCGCCGCGTCACCGCCCGTCCCGGTCGACGGGAatggcagcggcgccggcggcgacccctGCGGCGGCCGGTACGTCTACGTCCACGACCTGCCCCCGCGGTTCAACGCCGACATCCTCCGCGGCTGCGCCGCGGCCAACGACCGGTGGGCCGACATGTGCGAGGACATGGGCAACGCCGGCCTCGGGAGGCCGCTCTCCGGCGGCGCGCTCACGGGCGCGACCGGGTGGTACGCCACGCACCAGTTCGCGCTGGACGCCATCTTCCACGGCCGGATGCGCCAGTACGGGTGCATCACCAACGactcctccgcggcggcggccgtgttCGTCCCGTTCTACGCCGGCTTCGAGTTCGCCCGGCACGTCTGGGGGTACGACAACGCGGCGCgggacgccgccgcgctggacCTGGTGCGATGGCTCGTGCGGCGGCCCGAGTGGGGGAGGGCCGGCGGCCGCGACCACTTCCTGGTAGCGGGGCGGACGGGGTGGGACTTCCGGCGCGACGCCTACCCCAACGCCACCTGGGGCACCAACCTCTTCCTGCTCCCGGCCGTCAAGAACATGACGTTCCTTGTCGTCGAGACGGCTACCATGGGCTGGGGCAACGACCTGGCCGTGCCTTACCCCACCTACTTCCACCCGCGCACGGACTCCGACGTCGTGAGCTGGCAGCACAGGATCCGGAGCGCCGATCGCTGGTGGCTCATGTCCTTcgtgggcgcggcgcggccggacGACCCCAAGTCGATCCGGTCGCAGGTCATGGACCAGTGCCGCGCGTCGCCGGCGTGCCGGCAGCTGGGGTGCACCTCCGGGACGGCGCAGTGCCACTACCCGGGCGACATCATGGTGCTGTTCCAGAGCTCCACCTTCTGCCTCCAGCCGCCGGGGGActcggcgtcgcggcggtcGACGTTCGACGCAATGGTCGCCGGCTGCATCCCGGTGTTCTTCCAGCCGCGGTCGGCGTACCTGCAGTACAGGTGGCACCTGCCCAAGGACCACGCCACGTACTCGGTGTTCATACCGGCGGAGAGCGTGCGGTCGGGAAACGTGAGCGTCGAGGCGGAGCTGAGGAAGATACCGCCGGCGGCGATAGAGAAGATGAGGGAGGAGGTCATCAAGCTCGTGCCAAGGCTGGTGTACGCCGACCCGAGGTACAAGCTCGACACAGTCAAGGACGCGTACGACGTCGCCATGGATGGCGTCTTGGAGAGAGTGGCGGAGCCCGCGAAGAGGCAAATAGGGTCCTACTGGCGGTGA
- the LOC101772033 gene encoding 4-hydroxybenzoate polyprenyltransferase, mitochondrial, whose protein sequence is MVARKGLSSSSWLEHWLPEAAMPYAKLARLDKPIGTWLIVWPCFWSITIATRKGEIPDLKMLALFGCGSVILRGLGCTVNDLFDRDIDKKVERTKKRPLASGALTPLQGLYFLVFQVLLWFGFLLQLNNYSIILGASFLVPVFTYPLMKRVTYWPQAYLGLAINCGVALGWSAIKEDLDSAIILPLYTAAICWTLVYDTIYAHQDKEDDIKVGVKSTALLFGDMTKYCISAFGVACIGSLALSGYNAYLAWSYYPFLIASAAQLAWQITAVNLSSRSDCNKMFVSNKWFGALIFGGILSGVVLP, encoded by the exons ATGGTGGCTCGTAAGGGTctatcgtcgtcgtcgtggctgGAGCACTGGCTCCCTGAGGCGGCTATGCCGTACGCGAAGCTCGCCCGTCTTGACAAGCCCATCGGTACCTGGCTCATCGTGTGGCCATGTTTTTG GTCAATCACAATAGCAACGCGAAAAGGGGAGATCCCAGACTTGAAAATGCTGGCACTCTTTGGATGCGGATCAGTCATTTTAAGGGGTCTTGGCTGCACAGTGAATGATCTTTTTGATCGAGACATTGATAAGAAG GTTGAGCGGACAAAAAAGAGGCCTTTGGCATCAGGTGCTCTAACCCCTTTGCAAGGATTGTACTTCCTTGTATTCCAGGTCCTACTATGGTTTGGCTTTCTTCTCCAACTGAATAACTACAG CATTATTCTAGGGGCATCTTTCCTTGTTCCTGTCTTCACCTACCCATTGATGAAGAGGGTCACATATTGG CCTCAAGCCTATCTTGGCTTGGCCATAAACTGTGGAGTTGCATTGGGATGGTCAGCTATTAAAGAAGACTTAGACTCTGCAATCATTCTTCCACTGTATACTGCTGCAATATGTTGGACACTGGTATATGATACAATATACGCTCATCAG GACAAAGAAGATGACATCAAAGTAGGAGTTAAGTCCACAGCCTTATTGTTTGGAGATATGACAAAGTACTGTATTAGTGCATTTGGTGTTGCATGCATTGGCAGCTTAGCACTCAGTGGCTACAATGCTTACCTTG CATGGTCCTACTATCCTTTCCTGATAGCTTCAGCTGCACAGTTAGCATGGCAGATTACGGCTGTCAACTTATCAAGCCGCTCAGATTGCAACAAGAT GTTTGTGTCCAATAAATGGTTTGGAGCTTTGATATTTGGTGGAATTCTATCCGGAGTAGTTCTACCATGA
- the LOC101772438 gene encoding xyloglucan galactosyltransferase KATAMARI1 homolog, with protein sequence MKRHNAGDLPLSAPAGDGSGGKRAVEKEEEAEDKMDKYDKGRIRCSRLCFLFALAATVSILARHCYAAGLGRGGNAGVVRIEAVHASPPPPSVRQDRKIVPIARREPSVSDHSPSAPVDAGDDASWKPSASEPAASDNGGKTTSSKEKHSPSPPRGSKYGGRPFARALASADNKNDLCGGQYIYVQELPARFNKDMVQHCDKLSPWTDMCRYTTNGGFGPLLRGGKGAFQGTGAGWYDTDEHALDIIFHERIKRYECLTDDPSLAAAVFVPFYAGLDVARHLWGNNVSARDELALDLAHHIAGRPEWRAMGGRDHFFVAGRTTWDFRRKADGQAEWGSKLLNLPAAQNMTALVVEASPWHLNDVAIPYPTAFHPASDEDLFFWQDRVRALNRTHLFSFAGVARPGDAKSIEGRLVDQCKESPACALMECSTTGPDNKCESPASVMRLFQSSTFCLLPRAGTDTSRPAFDAVLAGCIPVFFHPASAYVQYSWHLPKSHTDYSVYIPEEDVRSKNASVEERLRKIPPEVVGKMRDAVVGLIPSVTYSDATSRLETTVKDAFDIAVAAVISKVTKLRRGIVDGRPEEEKIERYSWKYPLLGEGQKAEDPHEWDPLFN encoded by the coding sequence ATGAAGCGGCACAACGCGGGCGACCTGCCGctgtcggcgccggcgggcgacggcagcggcggcaagcgggcggtggagaaggaggaggaggcggaggacaAGATGGACAAGTACGACAAGGGCCGGATCCGCTGCTCCCGGCTCTGCTTCCTCTtcgcgctcgccgccaccgtctccatCCTCGCGCGCCACTGCTACGCCGCCGGCCTTGGCCGTGGCGGCAACGCCGGCGTGGTGCGCATTGAGGCCGTGCACgcttcgccaccgccgccgtcggtgcGTCAAGATCGGAAGATAGTTCCGATCGCTCGGCGCGAGCCGTCGGTCTCCGATCACTCCCCATCGGCTCCTGTGGACGCCGGCGATGATGCGTCGTGGAAGCCTTCGGCGTCGGAACCGGCTGCGTCTGACAATGGAGGCAAGACGACGTCGTCGAAGGAGAAGcactcgccctcgccgcctcgcGGCAGCAAGTACGGCGGCCGCCCCTTCGCCCGCGCCCTGGCGTCGGCGGACAACAAGAACGACCTGTGCGGCGGGCAGTACATCTACGTGCAGGAGCTGCCGGCCCGCTTTAACAAGGACATGGTCCAGCACTGCGACAAGCTCTCGCCGTGGACGGACATGTGCAGGTACACGACCAACGGCGGCTTCGGCCCGCTGCTCCGCGGCGGCAAGGGCGCGTTCCAGGGCACAGGCGCCGGCTGGTACGACACCGACGAGCACGCGCTGGACATCATCTTCCACGAGCGGATCAAGCGGTACGAGTGCCTCACCGACGAcccttccctcgccgccgccgtcttcgtgCCGTTCTACGCCGGCCTCGACGTCGCGCGGCACCTCTGGGGAAACAACGTCTCCGCGCGGGACGAGCTGGCGCTGGACCTGGCGCACCACATCGCCGGGCGCCCCGAGTGGCGCGCCATGGGCGGCCGCGACCACTTCTTCGTCGCCGGCCGCACCACATGGGACTTCCGGCGGAAGGCCGACGGCCAGGCCGAGTGGGGGAGCAAGCTCCTCAACCTCCCCGCCGCACAAAACATGACGGCGCTAGTCGTGGAGGCCAGCCCGTGGCACCTCAACGACGTCGCCATCCCCTACCCGACGGCGTTCCACCCGGCGAGCGACGAGGACCTCTTCTTCTGGCAGGACCGGGTGCGCGCGCTCAACCGCACCCACCTCTTCTCCTTCGCCGGCGTGGCGCGGCCCGGCGACGCCAAGTCTATCGAGGGCCGCCTCGTCGACCAGTGCAAGGAGTCGCCGGCCTGCGCGCTCATGGAGTGCAGCACCACGGGCCCGGACAACAAGTGCGAGTCGCCGGCGAGCGTCATGAGGCTGTTCCAGAGCTCGACGTTCTGCCTCCTGCCGCGGGCCGGCACCGACACCAGCCGCCCCGCCTTCGACGCCGTGCTCGCCGGCTGCATCCCGGTGTTCTTCCACCCCGCCTCGGCGTACGTGCAGTACAGCTGGCACCTGCCCAAGAGCCATACCGACTACTCGGTGTACATCCCCGAGGAGGACGTGCGCAGCAAGAACGCGAGCGTGGAGGAGAGGCTCCGGAAAATTCCGCCGGAAGTGGTCGGGAAGATGAGAGACGCCGTCGTCGGCCTGATCCCGTCGGTGACCTACAGCGACGCGACGTCGCGGCTCGAGACGACTGTGAAGGACGCGTTCGACATCGCCGTGGCGGCCGTGATCAGCAAGGTGACGAAGCTCAGGAGAGGCATCGTGGACGGTCgaccggaggaggagaagatagAGAGGTACAGTTGGAAGTACCCGTTGTTGGGAGAAGGGCAGAAGGCTGAGGACCCTCACGAATGGGATCCCCTATTCAATTAG